In the Myxococcota bacterium genome, TCCCGACCAGGTTCCGGACCATGTGGCGAAGGAAGCCACTCCCCTCGAACCAGAGCGAGAGGACGCCACCCACCTCGCCGCCAATCTCGAGGCGCCGCAGCGTCCGCATGGTGGTGCTCACGTCCGAGCCGGCCGCCTGGAAACTGGCGAAGTCGTGGCTCCCGACCAGGTCCTGGGCCGCGCGGCGCAGCGCCGTCGCGTCCATCGGACGGAACCAGGCCAGGCTCCGCTGGCGCAGAAGCGGTGAGCGGACCGGCCCGTTCCAGAGGTCGTAGCGATAGAGCTTCCCCGTCGCATGGTGGCGGGCGTCGAACCCATCGGGCGCCAACGCCACCTCGCGCACCGCGAAGTCCGGCGGGAGCGCCGCGTTCAACGCCCGGGCCAGGACCGGCGGATCCAGGGCGGTGTCGACCCGCAGGCTCGCGACCTGCCCCTCCGCGTGGACCCCACTGTCGGTGCGGCCGGCGCCAGTCACCCGCACGGATTGCCCCGTCACCTTGGCGACGGCGGCCTCCAGGGTGTCCTGCAGCGTGCGAACGTCACCGGGTTGCGATTGCCAGCCGCGGAACTCGGTGCCGTCGTACTCCAGGGTGAGTCGGAAGGTGCGCTCCATGCCCCGCTCAGTGGGGGCGCGCCGGCGCCTCGGCTTCGAGCAACCCCGCCGCCAGCGCGATCGCGTTGTATGCGGCGAGACGCAGCAGGTCGGCCATCGCCCACAGGCGCAGGGCGTTCGGGGTGGCCGCGTCCGCATCCGGAGCACTCACGACGACCACCTCGCGCCCCGAGACCGCCC is a window encoding:
- the truA gene encoding tRNA pseudouridine(38-40) synthase TruA codes for the protein MERTFRLTLEYDGTEFRGWQSQPGDVRTLQDTLEAAVAKVTGQSVRVTGAGRTDSGVHAEGQVASLRVDTALDPPVLARALNAALPPDFAVREVALAPDGFDARHHATGKLYRYDLWNGPVRSPLLRQRSLAWFRPMDATALRRAAQDLVGSHDFASFQAAGSDVSTTMRTLRRLEIGGEVGGVLSLWFEGSGFLRHMVRNLVGTLLEVAGGKRNPEGMPALLAACDRSQAGPTAPAHGLTLVRVSYGPRSLPKLPPEPADAGDSPGKPGASG